CGTGCGGCTGACGCAACGCACCGGAGCCGTCACCGCTCCGGTCGAAGGGGAGGCCCTCACCCCCCGGCCTGGGAAGGCCCTCACCCCCCGGCCCCCTCTCCCTGAGCGCGGGAGAGGGGGAGACACACAAGACTGTCATTCCTCCCCCTCTCCCGCGCACAGGGAGAGGGGGCCGGGGGGTGAGGGCCTTCCCAGGCCGGGGGGTGAGGGCCTCCCCTTCGACCGGAGCGGTGACGGCTCCGGTGCGTTGCGTCAGCCGCACGAACAGCTCTTCCAGCGTCAGCCGCTCCTGGCGCATCTCGGTGATCAGGCCGCCGTGCGCGCTCACCAGCTCCGAGACGGCCCGCCGATGGTCCCCCTCGGCCGCGACGCGCACCCGCAGATGGCCGCTGCTGGCCGCGCCGTTCGGCGTCAGGGCGGCCTCTCGGACGAACGGCTGTGAGCGCAGCATGCTGACGGTGTCGTCGGTGACGCCCTCGACGTGCAGGGTGAGGACCGGGTCCGGCTCCAGGTGCGCGCTCAGCTGCGCAACGGTGTCCTCAGCCACGAGGCGCCCGCCGTAGAGGATGCCGACCCGGTCGGCCGTCCGCTCGACCTCGCTCAGGATGTGCGACGACAGCAGGATGGTGACGCCGCGCCGCCGCTGCTCGTCGGCCAGGATCTCGCGGACCTGGCGGATGCCGTGCGGGTCCAGCCCGGAGACCGGCTCGTCCAGGATCAGC
This sequence is a window from Chloroflexota bacterium. Protein-coding genes within it:
- a CDS encoding ABC transporter ATP-binding protein gives rise to the protein MSADGGGGIVVRAAGLARRYGTVDAVRDLHLTVRRGELYGFLGPNGAGKTTTLLMLLGIERPTAGTVELFGVPGPPDPFTVKPRIGVVGEAQYLPDDLSAWEYLQFFGRLYGVEDAERRASELLERLELSEFRRLRARDYSRGMQQKLGLARALLHRPELLILDEPVSGLDPHGIRQVREILADEQRRRGVTILLSSHILSEVERTADRVGILYGGRLVAEDTVAQLSAHLEPDPVLTLHVEGVTDDTVSMLRSQPFVREAALTPNGAASSGHLRVRVAAEGDHRRAVSELVSAHGGLITEMRQERLTLEELFVRLTQRTGAVTAPVEGEALTPRPGKALTPRPPLPVRGRGGGMTVLCVSPSPALRERGPGGEGLPRPGGEGLPFDRSGDGSGALRQPH